From Daucus carota subsp. sativus chromosome 6, DH1 v3.0, whole genome shotgun sequence, the proteins below share one genomic window:
- the LOC108192947 gene encoding uncharacterized protein LOC108192947: MAASSSSSSSSSDSSIRRHRERRRRRRMDKDHKVDSLKVRKKSSRSHSKRRRRSLSSDSSSYDSRSDSSSDSEREASSRSKRNKDTDKQKKSKEKDKRKSRHQHKRHKHKAKENKQDASSSGPVQLSKFLGRDKDDSVRRSAVSGKKILLKLDKSKEDKVAENNRNQLLKFLNSSYD, from the exons ATGGCCGCCTCGTCGTCTTCGTCGTCGTCATCTTCCGATTCATCGATAAGGCGCCACAGAGAAAGGCGCCGCCGCCGCCGCATGGATAAAGACCACAAGGTAGACTCTCTTAAAGTCCGCAAGAAAAGTAGTCGTTCACACTCCAAACGACGTCGTCGCTCACTTTCTTCCGACTCATCCTCTTATGATTCCAG AAGTGATAGTTCTAGCGATAGTGAACGTGAAGCTTCTAGTCGTTCTAAGAGAAATAAAGACACCGACAAACAGAAGAAG AGCAAAGAGAAAGACAAACGAAAAAGTCGTCATCAACATAAGCGGCACAAGCATAAAGCTAAGGAG AACAAGCAGGATGCAAGTAGCAGTGGCCCTGTTCAGCTCTCTAAG TTTCTTGGGCGTGACAAAGATGACAGTGTCCGTCGTAGTGCTGTCTCTGGCAAAAAG ATATTGTTGAAGCTTGACAAGTCAAAGGAGGACAAGGTGGCAGAGAACAATCGAAATCAACTGCTCAAATTTTTGAATTCGAGTTATGATTGA
- the LOC108226035 gene encoding probable pectinesterase/pectinesterase inhibitor 58 — translation MDEGKKRILVLSVSSLLLVAIVVGVVVCVVNTKEEKTTEVSTSTKAIKTLCESVDYQDTCVEGLSSKEYNQTDDPKELVKIGFAVAMKQVKSALNKSSTLQELEQDPRSKEALKTCSELADSSVRDLERSFEKFSDLDIAELNAILADLKVWISGAMTSEQTCLDGFQNTTGEAGDKMKEALKVGMQMTTNALAMVSEIATAFEQINNNQQAATQRRLLSFSDWFDPAIRLLIQDPPKKFEANVDVAQDGSGKYKTINEALKEIPKSGNKTFVIHIKEGVYEEKVEIFRNMTNVLMIGDGPNKTRITGKLNVIDGTPTYKSATVAIGGDNFIAKDIGFENSAGSEKEQAVALRVSADKTIFYNCWMDGYQDTLYTHTYRQFYRDCSISGTIDFVFGDAAAVFQNCTFLVRKPLENQRNIVTAQGRKNVRQPTGLVLQNCTITADSSLQADKSKFETFLARPWKEYSRTVIMESFIDDVIKPEGYLPWNETFALETLFYTEYNNRGPSSSKDKRVKWPGIKELTTERIKRFTAASFIEGDTWIARTKVPYASGLIQPPPQDEPAASPISPEEDVDFNRTESKTQSELLAVLKTPPSSPQSSGPPPPPSSSSGSPSPSPSSGPGSSPAAAPAFDDSPGPGPSNSGPVSAPELDPFDFGTVFDSQPSPPPPASSNSSSASKGGSPSPSPASSSASNATHGSASSPSSSSTSNATHGSASSPGSSPTSNNTHGSASSPGSSPASNTTHGSASSPGSSLASNTTHGSASSPGSSPASNATHGPAASSPSSSTHDSTSSHASGPSSASTHAPASSPGSGSH, via the exons ATGGATGAGGGTAAAAAGAGAATCCTCGTGCTGAGCGTGTCTTCTTTGCTTTTGGTGGCGATAGTGGTTGGTGTGGTAGTATGTGTAGTTAACACCAAAGAGGAAAAAACAACGGAGGTGTCAACATCGACGAAGGCCATTAAAACGCTTTGTGAGTCCGTGGATTATCAAGATACATGTGTGGAAGGCCTTTCATCCAAAGAGTACAACCAAACTGATGACCCGAAAGAGCTGGTGAAGATCGGGTTTGCGGTTGCAATGAAGCAGGTCAAATCGGCTCTTAATAAGTCCAGTACATTGCAAGAACTCGAGCAGGATCCAAGATCGAAAGAAGCTCTGAAAACCTGCAGCGAGCTAGCAGATTCATCCGTGAGAGACCTTGAGCGATCATTCGAAAAATTTTCAGATCTTGACATTGCTGAATTAAATGCCATCCTTGCTGATTTAAAAGTTTGGATCAGTGGTGCCATGACATCTGAACAGACTTGCTTAGATGGTTTTCAGAATACAACCGGAGAAGCCGGAGACAAAATGAAGGAGGCCTTGAAAGTAGGCATGCAAATGACAACCAATGCCTTGGCCATGGTTTCTGAAATTGCAACAGCTTTTGAACAGATAAATAATAATCAGCAAGCGGCTACTCAACGTCGTCTCCTGTCGTTTAGTGACTGGTTTGATCCTGCAATAAGGTTACTCATCCAAGATCCGCCAAAAAAATTCGAGGCAAATGTCGATGTTGCACAGGATGGAAGTGGGAAATACAAAACAATTAATGAGGCCTTAAAGGAGATACCGAAATCTGGTAACAAAACATTTGTGATACACATCAAGGAGGGTGTTTATGAAGAGAAAGTTGAAATATTTAGGAACATGACTAATGTATTGATGATCGGTGATGGCCCCAACAAGACGAGGATCACAGGAAAACTGAACGTGATCGATGGAACACCAACTTATAAGAGCGCAACAGTTG CCATCGGGGGAGATAATTTCATTGCAAAGGACATTGGATTCGAAAATTCAGCAGGCTCTGAGAAGGAACAAGCCGTGGCTCTTCGTGTAAGCGCGGATAAAACCATCTTCTACAATTGCTGGATGGATGGATATCAGGACACGCTTTACACGCACACATACCGGCAATTTTATCGTGATTGTTCAATATCAGGGACCATTGATTTTGTGTTCGGTGATGCAGCTGCTGTTTTCCAGAACTGTACGTTTCTAGTGCGTAAGCCCCTGGAAAACCAGAGGAACATTGTCACAGCACAGGGCAGAAAAAATGTGAGACAGCCAACTGGACTTGTCCTGCAGAACTGCACCATAACTGCTGATTCGTCTCTTCAAGCCGACAAAAGTAAATTTGAAACGTTTCTTGCTAGACCCTGGAAGGAATATTCAAGAACAGTTATAATGGAATCGTTTATTGATGACGTGATCAAGCCTGAAGGATACTTGCCATGGAATGAGACATTTGCACTTGAAACTCTTTTTTACACCGAGTACAACAACAGAGGTCCTAGTTCTTCGAAAGATAAAAGGGTTAAATGGCCTGGCATTAAGGAGCTAACAACAGAACGGATCAAGCGTTTCACTGCTGCAAGTTTTATTGAAGGTGATACTTGGATTGCACGGACAAAAGTGCCTTATGCTTCCGGCCTAATACAACCACCACCTCAAGATGAACCAGCAGCCAGTCCTATATCGCCAGAGGAAGATGTAGATTTCAACCGTACAGAGTCCAAGACACAAAGTGAATTGCTAGCAGTATTGAAAACACCACCTTCATCACCTCAATCTAGTggtcctcctcctcctccttcttcttcttctggttcCCCTTCTCCTTCACCCTCATCTGGTCCCGGATCTTCTCCAGCTGCAGCTCCCGCATTCGATGATTCTCCTGGTCCTGGGCCATCTAATTCAGGACCTGTTTCAGCCCCTGAACTGGATCCGTTTGATTTTGGAACAGTTTTTGATTCTCAACCAAGCCCCCCACCACCTGCATCCTCTAACTCAAGCTCAGCCTCTAAAGGAGGAAGCCCATCCCCATCCCCTGCTTCAAGCTCAGCCTCTAATGCCACACATGGATCTGCCTCATCCCCCAGCTCAAGCTCAACCTCTAACGCCACGCACGGGTCTGCCTCATCTCCGGGATCAAGCCCGACCTCTAACAACACCCATGGGTCTGCCTCATCCCCAGGATCAAGCCCGGCCTCTAACACCACCCATGGGTCTGCCTCATCCCCAGGATCAAGCCTGGCCTCTAACACCACGCATGGGTCTGCCTCATCCCCTGGATCAAGCCCGGCCTCTAACGCCACGCATGGGCCAGCTGCATCCTCCCCCAGCTCCAGCACACATGATTCTACCTCATCCCACGCATCGGGCCCAAGCTCTGCCTCTACCCATGCACCGGCCTCAAGTCCTGGCTCAGGTTCACATTAA
- the LOC108226712 gene encoding pectinesterase — translation MAKMNLNAFVFFLVLFLCSTLLTNASRETVCKDTPYPQFCTSVLPSNQSASIQDHGRFSVQRSISTTSNLLSLVNSYLQRQSGYPEYTVRALEDCQLLINMNLELLSDTLQTIRGANSLNRLKGDDVETFLSATLTNQDTCLNGLESVTSPSTLKSTLEASLSNGTKLHSVSLAIVKKGWAGPNRRNGRRLLSVEEYNRKRKLYTIGANVKVNKTVTVNPDGSGDFKTINAAVAAAPNKTDGSKGYFVIHVVAGVYNEYVYLDNNKRYIMMVGDGIGKTIITGNRNVVDGWTTFNTGTFIVTGKGFVGVDMTIRNTAGPAKHQAVALRSGSDLSTFYRCSFEGYQDTLYTHSLRQFYRECDVYGTVDYIFGNAAVVIQNCNLYPRLPQQGQFNTITAQGRTDINQNTGTSIQNCTIKAAESLGSTKSYMGRPWKTYSRVVIMQSFIDSLIDPAGWSVWSGTFALDTLYYAEYSNTGPGSSTSNRVTWTGYHSSISSTDAANFTVNNFVAGNSWLPSTGVPFNGGL, via the exons ATGGCTAAGATGAATCTTAATgcttttgttttctttcttgTTCTGTTCCTTTGTTCAACTCTTTTAACAAATGCCTCTAGAGAGACAGTTTGTAAAGACACGCCTTACCCTCAGTTCTGCACTTCGGTTCTCCCTTCCAACCAGTCTGCCTCCATTCAAGACCACGGCCGCTTTTCAGTTCAGCGATCGATATCGACTACTTCGAATTTACTTTCGCTTGTCAATAGCTATCTGCAGCGCCAGTCGGGGTATCCAGAGTACACGGTCCGTGCTCTCGAAGATTGCCAGCTGCTAATTAACATGAATTTAGAGTTGCTATCTGATACTCTGCAGACTATTCGCGGTGCGAATAGTCTGAACAGGCTTAAGGGAGACGATGTCGAGACGTTTCTCAGTGCAACGTTAACGAACCAGGATACTTGCTTGAACGGCCTTGAAAGCGTGACCTCGCCTTCGACGCTGAAAAGCACTCTCGAAGCTTCGCTCAGCAACGGAACGAAGCTGCACAGCGTGTCGCTTGCGATTGTGAAGAAGGGATGGGCTGGCCCGAATAGACGAAACGGCAGACGATTGCTTTCGGTTGAGGAATATAACCGGAAGAGGAAGCTGTACACGATCGGGGCTAATGTGAAGGTGAACAAGACGGTGACTGTGAATCCGGATGGGAGTGGGGATTTCAAGACCATCAATGCTGCTGTTGCCGCAGCTCCTAATAAGACCGACGGAAGCAAGGGCTACTTCGTCATTCACGTGGTGGCAGGGGTTTATAATGAGTATGTTTATCTTGACAATAACAAGAGATATATTATGATGGTTGGAGATGGCATTGGCAAGACTATAATCACCGGAAACCGGAACGTGGTTGATGGCTGGACAACATTTAACACCGGGACATTCA TTGTAACGGGAAAAGGATTCGTCGGAGTAGACATGACCATCCGCAACACAGCTGGACCAGCAAAGCACCAGGCCGTAGCTCTGCGAAGTGGCTCCGACTTGTCCACATTCTACCGATGCAGCTTCGAAGGCTATCAAGACACGCTCTACACCCATTCACTAAGGCAATTTTACAGAGAATGTGATGTGTACGGAACCGTGGATTACATATTCGGAAACGCAGCAGTGGTTATCCAGAACTGCAACTTATATCCTCGGCTTCCGCAGCAGGGCCAATTCAACACAATTACTGCACAAGGCCGAACAGATATTAATCAGAACACGGGGACTTCGATACAAAATTGCACCATCAAAGCCGCTGAGAGTTTGGGATCAACTAAATCGTACATGGGACGGCCCTGGAAAACGTACTCGAGAGTTGTGATTATGCAGTCATTTATAGATAGTCTGATTGATCCGGCTGGCTGGAGCGTGTGGTCCGGGACTTTTGCCCTTGATACATTGTACTATGCCGAATACAGCAACACAGGACCGGGATCGAGTACTTCGAATAGAGTTACATGGACCGGATACCACAGCTCAATTTCTTCTACAGATGCTGCCAACTTTACTGTTAACAACTTTGTAGCTGGTAATTCTTGGTTGCCTAGCACTGGGGTTCCATTCAATGGGGGATTGTAG
- the LOC108225444 gene encoding probable pectinesterase/pectinesterase inhibitor 20: MATTHSANLFLSFFFILFFFSSTTSAASKDTICNNTPFPKFCKAVLPDNDASVNDQGRFSVQQSLSMTQNVLSVINTYLGQRSALSKNVIQALEDCQNLCNLNMDFLSETLGAIRQTDSVEKLKGRDLLTFLSAVITDVQTCLGGLEAVALPSGLESVIVPPLSNGSMMYSVALAIFKKGWVENLVEGRILAEKKPPTSSGGLKLYPGGDNVKVSQMVFVNPNGSGNFSTINDAVALAPNNTDGTKGYFVIRIAAGVYEEYLNITKTKKYIMMIGDGINQTIVTGNRSVTDGWSTFNTGTLIVVGQGFVAVNMTFRNTAGAINHQAVAVRSGADLSAFYRCSFEAYQDTLYTHSLRQFYRECDIYGTVDFIFGNAAVVLQNCNIYPRLPMEGQFNAITAQGRTDINQNTGTSIQNCTITEAENLGSTATYLGRPWKLYSRAVYMQSFMDSLIEPAGWSIWSGDFALNTSYYAEYNNRGPGSDTSNRVTWEGYHVINATDAVNFTVSNFLSGDSWLPATGVPYYGGL, encoded by the exons ATGGCTACTACTCATTCAGCCAATTTGTTCTTGTCTTTctttttcattctttttttcttctcttctaCCACATCTGCTGCATCAAAAGATACCATCTGCAACAACACTCCTTTTCCGAAATTCTGTAAAGCTGTTCTGCCAGATAACGATGCATCCGTAAATGATCAAGGCCGATTTTCAGTTCAGCAATCCTTATCGATGACACAGAATGTTCTGTCAGTAATCAACACTTATCTCGGCCAAAGATCTGCATTATCTAAAAATGTGATTCAGGCTCTTGAGGACTGCCAGAATCTCTGCAACCTGAACATGGATTTCTTGTCAGAAACCCTCGGAGCCATCCGTCAGACGGATAGCGTTGAGAAGCTGAAAGGCAGAGATTTGTTGACATTTCTTAGCGCGGTGATAACTGATGTACAAACTTGTCTAGGGGGACTTGAGGCCGTGGCCTTACCTTCGGGTCTAGAGAGTGTTATTGTGCCTCCACTATCTAATGGGAGCATGATGTATAGTGTAGCACTTGCAATTTTCAAGAAGGGATGGGTTGAAAATCTGGTTGAAGGCCGAATTTTGGCTGAGAAAAAGCCTCCGACGTCTAGTGGAGGTTTGAAGCTTTATCCAGGGGGAGACAATGTCAAGGTGAGTCAGATGGTTTTTGTGAACCCTAATGGAAGTGGGAATTTCAGTACTATCAATGATGCTGTCGCTCTAGCTCCGAATAACACTGATGGAACTAAAGGGTATTTCGTGATACGCATAGCAGCAGGTGTTTATGAAGAATATCTTAATATAACTAAAACGAAAAAGTATATTATGATGATCGGAGATGGAATCAATCAGACTATAGTAACAGGCAATCGTAGCGTCACTGATGGGTGGTCTACATTTAACACTGGAACACTAA TTGTTGTAGGACAAGGATTTGTTGCAGTAAACATGACATTTCGAAACACAGCAGGAGCCATCAATCATCAAGCTGTGGCGGTTCGAAGTGGTGCAGACTTATCTGCATTTTATCGATGCAGTTTCGAAGCTTATCAAGACACCTTGTACACTCATTCGTTAAGACAGTTTTACAGAGAATGTGATATTTACGGAACTGTAGATTTCATATTTGGCAACGCCGCAGTTGTTCTCCAAAACTGTAACATTTATCCGCGGCTACCAATGGAAGGCCAATTCAATGCCATAACCGCACAAGGCAGAACAGATATCAACCAAAACACCGGGACCTCCATCCAGAATTGTACTATTACAGAAGCAGAGAATTTGGGCTCAACTGCTACGTATCTGGGACGGCCTTGGAAGCTGTATTCAAGAGCGGTTTATATGCAATCGTTTATGGATAGCTTGATTGAGCCTGCTGGTTGGAGCATATGGTCCGGAGATTTTGCATTGAATACCTCATATTATGCTGAATACAACAACAGAGGTCCAGGATCCGATACCAGCAACAGGGTTACGTGGGAAGGTTATCACGTGATTAATGCTACGGATGCTGTTAATTTTACTGTCTCCAATTTCTTATCGGGAGATAGTTGGTTGCCTGCGACGGGTGTTCCATATTATGGTGGTTTGTAG
- the LOC108225443 gene encoding putative pectinesterase/pectinesterase inhibitor 22, with protein MNVFLLLILILPCHTVLSHAPVSENHENPAMQALIDQACMNIKNHTSCLSSVRSKINPHTKHQNRNSILKAALETTLDETRRAIETVTKFHTLSVSSREQIAIQDCKELLDFSVSELSWSLLEMKSIRAGSGNKHYEGNMKAWLSAALSNQDTCLEGFEGTDRHLVGFIKGSLTQVTQLISNVLGLYVQLHSTPFRPGRNVTSYNVDMDFPKWITDGDRELVLSGQNGMHVDFVVAADGTGHYRSISQAIYEAPSYSKRRFVIYVKRGVYRENIDMKKKKTNIMLVGDGIGATIITGNRNFMQGWTTFRTATVAVSGKGFIARDITFRNTAGPQNFQAVALRVDSDQSAFYRCSMEGYQDTLYAHSLRQFFRECSIYGTIDFIFGNGAAVLQNCKIFTREPLPLQKVTITAQGRKSPNQSTGFSIQDSYVYATKPTYLGRPWKQYSRTVFMNTFMTAQVQPRGWLEWYGDFALGTLWYGEYKNYGPGGSLSGRVPWPGYHKITDPSTASFFTVGRFIDGRAWLPATGVKFSAGLAN; from the exons atGAATGtatttcttcttctgattcttaTTTTACCCTGCCATACAGTCCTCTCTCATGCTCCAGTTTCAGAGAACCACGAAAACCCAGCCATGCAGGCCTTGATTGATCAAGCTTGCATGAACATCAAAAACCACACTTCCTGCCTCTCCAGTGTCCGATCCAAGATTAATCCCCACACAAAACATCAAAACCGTAACTCCATCCTCAAAGCCGCCCTCGAAACCACACTCGACGAGACGCGGCGAGCCATTGAAACGGTCACCAAATTCCACACTTTATCCGTGAGCTCCCGCGAGCAAATTGCAATACAAGACTGCAAAGAATTACTCGATTTTTCGGTCTCGGAACTATCATGGTCTTTGCTGGAAATGAAGAGCATCCGAGCTGGCTCCGGAAACAAGCACTACGAAGGTAACATGAAGGCGTGGCTCAGCGCTGCCTTGAGTAACCAAGACACGTGCCTCGAAGGATTCGAAGGCACGGATCGACATCTGGTCGGTTTTATCAAGGGGAGTCTAACGCAAGTCACGCAGCTTATTAGTAATGTTCTAGGTTTGTATGTTCAGTTACACAGCACACCTTTTAGGCCTGGTAGAAATGTTACATCGTATAACGTTGACATGGATTTTCCGAAGTGGATTACTGATGGTGACAGAGAACTTGTGCTTTCGGGGCAGAATGGAATGCATGTTGATTTCGTGGTGGCTGCGGATGGCACGGGGCATTACAGATCGATTTCGCAAGCGATTTATGAAGCGCCGAGTTATAGTAAGAGGAGGTTTGTGATATATGTGAAGAGAGGGGTTTATAGGGAGAATATTGatatgaagaagaaaaagaccAATATTATGCTTGTAGGGGATGGAATTGGAGCCACCATCATAACCGGTAATAGGAATTTCATGCAGGGTTGGACTACATTCCGAACAGCTACTGTTG CTGTATCTGGAAAAGGATTCATAGCAAGAGACATTACATTCCGAAACACAGCCGGCCCCCAAAACTTCCAAGCTGTCGCCCTCCGTGTCGACTCTGATCAATCTGCATTCTACAGGTGCAGCATGGAAGGCTATCAAGACACACTCTACGCTCACTCTCTCCGCCAATTCTTCCGTGAATGCAGCATTTACGGCACCATAGACTTCATCTTCGGCAACGGTGCTGCAGTCCTCCAAAACTGCAAGATTTTCACAAGGGAACCATTACCACTCCAAAAGGTCACCATCACAGCCCAAGGCCGGAAAAGCCCGAACCAGAGCACGGGCTTCTCGATCCAAGATAGTTATGTTTATGCGACCAAGCCCACCTACTTGGGAAGACCATGGAAGCAGTATTCCAGGACTGTTTTCATGAATACTTTTATGACAGCACAGGTCCAGCCCAGAGGGTGGCTAGAATGGTATGGGGACTTTGCTTTGGGTACGTTGTGGTATGGGGAATATAAAAATTATGGGCCGGGTGGGTCGCTGTCTGGACGGGTTCCGTGGCCCGGTTATCATAAGATTACGGATCCTTCTACTGCTAGCTTTTTTACTGTAGGACGTTTTATCGACGGGAGGGCATGGCTGCCGGCTACTGGCGTAAAATTCTCAGCTGGTTTAGcaaattaa
- the LOC108226695 gene encoding F-box protein PP2-B15 → MSSNLSFNMLPEDCVSSIISFTSPTDACKPVSSFFRLAAGSDLVWKRFLPSDYLSIVEDSVVPLHFSSLKELFFRLCETTIIDGGRKSFSLDKLSGSKSYIISARELSIFGSNDPTLWSWKSNPNSRFAEVAELKTISDLKIYGRINTEMLSQNTKYGAYIIIKIPSGAYGLDAIPSELSIKVGDDHKVARTAYLRHNIDGKKVQMLHLLYGNRLEMLKKRVVQGEECSVQERKDGWLEIELGEFYSGDHGNEEVKMSLVEVKGRQLKGGLIVEGIEVRPKH, encoded by the exons ATGAGTAGTAATTTAAGTTTTAACATGTTACCGGAAGATTGTGTTTCGAGCATTATATCTTTCACCTCTCCGACAGATGCATGCAAGCCGGtctcttctttctttagatTAGCTGCCGGATCTGATCTCGTATGGAAAAGATTTTTACCGTCTGATTATCTAAGCATTGTTGAGGATTCAGTCGTTCCCTTGCACTTCTCCTCCCTAAAAGAGTTGTTTTTCAGGCTTTGTGAGACGACAATTATAGACGGTGGTCGAAAA AGTTTTTCTCTGGACAAACTATCTGGCAGCAAGTCTTACATAATCTCGGCACGAGAACTATCCATTTTCGGCAGCAATGATCCAACGCTTTGGAGTTGGAAATCGAACCCTAATTCAAG GTTTGCGGAGGTGGCTGAGCTTAAAACAATATCTGATCTAAAAATATATGGTAGGATAAACACTGAAATGTTATCTCAGAATACCAAATATGGTGcctacattattataaaaatacctAGTGGTGCATATGGTCTTGATGCAATACCATCAGAGCTATCTATCAAAGTGGGTGATGATCATAAAGTTGCACGCACCGCATATCTTAGGCACAACATTGATGGCAAGAAAGTACAAATGCTGCATCTACTGTATGGGAACCGCCTAGAAATGCTGAAAAAGAGGGTGGTTCAAGGTGAAGAATGTTCTGTCCAGGAGCGGAAAGATGGATGGTTGGAAATCGAATTGGGAGAATTTTACAGTGGTGATCACGGAAATGAGGAAGTGAAGATGAGTTTGGTGGAGGTGAAGGGTCGTCAACTCAAAGGAGGACTTATTGTTGAAGGCATTGAAGTGAGACCTAAACATTAG